In one Lolium rigidum isolate FL_2022 chromosome 3, APGP_CSIRO_Lrig_0.1, whole genome shotgun sequence genomic region, the following are encoded:
- the LOC124701334 gene encoding glutathione S-transferase F10-like, which translates to MATGLQVFGQPASTDVARVLTCLFEKNLEFDLVRIDTFKKQHKLPEFIKLRDPSGQVTFKHGDKTLVDPRAICRYLCTQFPNQGNKSLYGTGSLERASIEQWLQAEAQNFNPPSSALVFQLAFAPYLNIPQDYAAIAENERKLQQVLNVYDEILSKNEYLAGDEFTLADLSHLPDSQYIVDSDRGRKLFTSRKNVARWFDTISRRKAWAQVVKMQLEHPGAFE; encoded by the exons atggCAACAGGCTTGCAAGTGTTTGGCCAGCCAGCATCTACCGATGTTGCCAGGGTTCTAACATGCCTCTTTGAGAAGAATTTGGAGTTTGATCTCGTCCGCATTGATACATTCAAGAAACAGCACAAGCTTCCTGAATTCATCAAGCTGCGG GATCCGAgtgggcaagtgacattcaagcaTGGCGACAAGACTCTTGTCG ACCCAAGGGCTATTTGCCGGTACCTCTGTACCCAGTTCCCAAATCAGGGAAACAAGAGCCTCTATGGAACTGGTTCTCTGGAACGTGCGTCGATAGAACAGTGGCTGCAAGCAGAGGCTCAAAACTTCAACCCTCCCAGCTCTGCCCTTGTTTTTCAGCTGGCATTTGCTCCTTACTTGAACATTCCTCAAGACTATGCAGCTATTGCCGAGAATGAGAGGAAACTCCAGCAAGTCCTCAATGTTTACGATGAGATACTCTCAAAGAATGAGTACCTGGCTGGCGATGAATTTACCCTGGCTGACCTTTCTCACCTTCCAGACTCACAGTACATCGTGGATTCTGATCGGGGGAGGAAGCTCTTCACTTCCAGGAAGAATGTGGCGAGGTGGTTCGACACAATCTCGAGGCGCAAGGCGTGGGCGCAGGTAGTCAAGATGCAGCTGGAGCATCCTGGTGCGTTCGAGTAA
- the LOC124701333 gene encoding glutathione S-transferase F11-like yields the protein MSAPVTVYGPAISPAVARVAACLLEKDVPFQLQPVDMSKGEHKSPSFLKLQPFGQVPAFKDHLTTVFESRAICRYICDQYSDRGNRTLLGREEDGAVGRAAIEQWIESEAQAFNPPSLAIAFQLTFAPLMGRATDMAVVEQNQAKLTKVLDVYEQRLAESQYFAGDEFTLADLVHMPNTEILASKTVTAGLITERKNLSRWWDEISGRPSWKKVVELQSAPRPSKS from the exons ATGTCGGCGCCCGTGACGGTGTACGGGCCGGCCATCTCGCCGGCGGTGGCGCGCGTGGCGGCATGCCTCCTGGAGAAGGACGTGCCGTTCCAGCTCCAGCCGGTGGACATGTCCAAGGGCGAGCACAAGTccccctccttcctcaagctcCAGCCCTTCGGCCAGGTCCCCGCTTTCAAAGACCACCTCACCACTGTCTTCG AGTCAAGGGCCATTTGCCGTTACATCTGTGACCAGTACTCAGACCGTGGCAACCGGACCCTCCTAGGCCGGGAAGAAGACGGGGCAGTAGGCCGTGCCGCCATTGAGCAATGGATAGAGTCTGAAGCCCAGGCATTTAACCCGCCAAGCTTGGCCATTGCGTTCCAGCTCACATTTGCACCGCTTATGGGTAGGGCCACCGACATGGCCGTGGTCGAGCAGAACCAAGCGAAGCTTACCAAGGTGCTCGACGTGTATGAGCAGCGGCTGGCGGAGAGCCAGTACTTTGCGGGCGATGAGTTCACCCTTGCGGACCTTGTGCACATGCCCAACACTGAAATTCTTGCGAGCAAGACCGTCACGGCGGGCTTGATCACCGAGAGAAAGAATCTGTCCAGATGGTGGGATGAGATCTCTGGCCGTCCGTCATGGAAGAAGGTTGTTGAGTTGCAGAGTGCACCACGACCCTCTAAATCTTGA
- the LOC124697112 gene encoding glutathione S-transferase F8, chloroplastic-like — protein MAAGLQVFGQPASTDVARVLTCLFEKDLEFELVRIDTFKKEHKLPEFIKLRDPTGQVTFKHGDKTHVDSRAICRYLCTQFPEDGNRAIYGTGSLERASIEQWLQAEAQSFDGPSSQLVFHLAFAPQLNLIPDEAQITENERKLQQMLCVYDEILAKNQYLAGDEFTLADLSHLPSSHYITSTQRGRKLFTSKKHVARWYDAISSRPSWQQVVKMQSEHPGTFE, from the exons ATGGCGGCAGGATTGCAGGTGTTCGGGCAGCCGGCATCGACCGACGTTGCCAGGGTGCTGACCTGCCTCTTCGAGAAGGACCTCGAGTTCGAGCTCGTCCGCAtcgacaccttcaagaaggagcaCAAGCTCCCCGAGTTCATCAAGCTTCGG GATCCTACTGGACAAGTGACTTTCAAGCATGGTGACAAAACTCATGTTG ATTCAAGGGCTATATGCCGATACCTGTGCACCCAGTTCCCGGAAGACGGCAACCGCGCGATCTACGGCACTGGATCACTGGAGCGCGCATCCATTGAACAATGGCTCCAAGCGGAAGCTCAGAGCTTTGACGGCCCGAGCTCCCAGCTTGTCTTCCACCTAGCGTTCGCGCCGCAGCTGAATTTGATCCCTGACGAGGCCCAGATCACTGAGAACGAGAGGAAGCTGCAGCAGATGCTCTGTGTTTATGATGAGATCCTGGCCAAGAACCAGTATCTCGCCGGCGACGAGTTCACCCTCGCCGACCTGTCCCACTTGCCAAGCTCCCACTACATCACCAGCACCCAGAGGGGCAGGAAGCTCTTCACCTCCAAGAAGCACGTTGCCAGGTGGTACGACGCCATCTCCAGCCGCCCTTCGTGGCAGCAGGTGGTCAAGATGCAGAGCGAGCACCCCGGCACGTTCGAGTGA
- the LOC124694540 gene encoding glutathione S-transferase F11-like, with product MAPTSVKVFGSPTSAEVARVLMCLFEKDVEFQLIRVDAYHGAKRMPQYLKLQPRGEALTFEDDNLTLSESRGILRHISHKYAKQGNPDLIGSGALERASIEQWLQTEAQSFDVPSAEMVYSLAFLPPAMPQQHQNGNGNGNGNGYGNNNGNGNVNGMGKGIVNGTGNGAVNASTKRVLAGAPPGTTKEKEEEMRRLFEKSQRELEKLLDIYEQRLEEAAYLAGDKFTIADLSHLPNADRLASDPRSRRMFERRRNVSRWWEDVSRRESWAYVKSLQRPPSSNGADADADATHAQNGQKRVDGDNDSKLQRNQYGDNDNNHQRNQHGEAKDYQQGRPAADGRY from the exons ATGGCGCCGACGAGCGTGAAGGTGTTCGGATCGCCGACGTCGGCGGAGGTAGCCCGCGTGCTCATGTGCCTGTTTGAGAAGGACGTGGAGTTCCAGCTCATCCGCGTCGACGCCTACCACGGCGCCAAACGCATGCCCCAGTACCTCAAGCTCCAGCCGCGCGGCGAGGCGCTCACGTTCGAGGACGACAACCTCACCCTCTCCG AGTCGAGGGGCATCCTGCGGCACATCTCGCACAAGTACGCGAAGCAGGGCAACCCGGACCTGATAGGGTCGGGGGCGCTGGAGCGCGCGTCCATCGAGCAGTGGCTGCAGACGGAGGCGCAGAGCTTCGACGTGCCCAGCGCCGAGATGGTCTACAGCCTCGCCTTCCTGCCGCCCGCCATGCCGCAGCAGCACCAGAACGGCAACGGCAACGGCAATGGTAATGGCTATGGCAACAACAACGGCAACGGCAACGTCAACGGCATGGGTAAGGGCATTGTCAATGGCACTGGCAACGGCGCGGTGAACGCGTCGACGAAGCGCGTGTTGGCCGGGGCGCCACCGGGCACGaccaaggagaaggaggaggagatgcGGAGGCTGTTCGAGAAGAGCCAGAGGGAGCTGGAGAAGCTGCTGGACATCTACGAGCAGCGCCTGGAGGAGGCGGCGTACCTGGCCGGGGACAAGTTCACCATCGCCGACCTGTCGCACCTGCCCAACGCCGACCGTCTCGCCTCCGACCCGCGCTCCCGCCGCATGTTCGAGCGCCGCAGGAACGTCAGCCGCTGGTGGGAAGACGTCTCCCGGCGCGAGTCCTGGGCCTACGTCAAGAGCCTGCAGCGCCCGCCCTCCTCCAAcggcgccgacgccgacgccgacgccacgCACGCGCAGAACGGACAGAAGCGCGTCGACGGCGACAACGACAGCAAACTCCAGCGCAACCAGTACGGCGACAACGACAACAATCACCAGCGCAACCAGCACGGCGAGGCCAAGGACTACCAGCAGGGCCGGCCGGCCGCCGACGGGCGGTACTGA